The proteins below are encoded in one region of Rhodohalobacter mucosus:
- a CDS encoding DoxX family protein yields MNANDLSKNHDIALLLLRIGVGIVFIFAGWGKLTGIEGVQQFFGNIGIPLAGIMAWVVALIEFVGGIMVLIGFKARIPNILLAIIMVVAFFTTKLGDFSITAANVRVDILMFLITVSLAIMGSGGISLDAKMGKRE; encoded by the coding sequence ATGAACGCAAATGATCTAAGTAAAAATCATGACATTGCATTGCTGCTTCTGCGAATTGGCGTTGGTATCGTATTTATTTTTGCAGGGTGGGGGAAACTGACAGGCATTGAAGGGGTACAGCAGTTTTTCGGGAACATTGGCATACCGCTGGCGGGCATCATGGCCTGGGTGGTAGCGCTGATTGAGTTTGTGGGCGGAATCATGGTCTTGATAGGGTTTAAAGCACGGATTCCCAACATTCTTCTTGCCATTATTATGGTTGTGGCATTCTTTACAACAAAACTGGGTGATTTCAGCATTACCGCCGCAAATGTCCGTGTCGATATCCTGATGTTTCTCATCACCGTATCATTGGCCATTATGGGCTCGGGCGGTATCTCTTTAGATGCCAAAATGGGAAAAAGGGAGTAG
- a CDS encoding amidohydrolase family protein: MRTPTISILFLLFSSFFISGLIPESIARQSTGEAEPSHKDLQIEPERTVSLEIDEASWISLDVHPSGEKIVFDMMGNLFELPLIGGEAVQLTSGMGFDAQPVYSPDGNKIAFISDRSGGENIWILDLETMEATQRTTGNNYRMQDPVYTPDGKYIIAARANLRGGVHKLRMYHVDGGSGTEFMETPDNLKTIEPAFGADDQYIWFSQRTSDWNYNAIFPQYQVAKFDRDTGERHTQTARLGSGFRPTLSPDGRWMVYGTRHEQETALRIRDLDTGDERWFAYPVQRDDQESRATRGVLPNMSFTPDSREVVTSYGGKIWRVPVNASESVKEIPFTIDTEIELGTRLEFKYPISDDPGFIARQIRDVAPSPDGEQVAFTVLNEIYVMDLPDGEPRKLTDLDVVEAYPAWSPDGRWIAFATWDPEVGGHIYRNRSNGRGDAEQLTVKPGIYQQIAWSKVQDRIVAIRGDKRTYYSSPGPFVPFATDELVWIPSDGGEYTFITGTDGRDNPHFVKNDDRIYLNHGQRGLISIRYDGTDERSLVTVTGSTVPGSSSPQRASMILKAPEGDQALAQVGSDIYTVTIPRAGEAQNISVSNPDNASFPASKLTDIGGQFPAWTWDGCTVHWSIGNGLFSYNLDDAEARKREQEQYDREHEREEEQNSEEGAGNEDEEKEEQIDQENAPDADEDSERPEDYEAVERTIEISVNRDMPQGVLVLRGGTALTMNGYEIIENADIVIRDNRIVAVGERGSQTLPDDAEIMDISGKYVMPGFVDTHAHVRPFRNLHQPQIWSFMANLAYGVTTVRDPQTGTTDLLTYADQVKSGQMIGPRIYQTGPGVFWSEQISDLDHARDVLMRYSKYFDTKTIKMYVAGNREQRQWILQAAREQELMPTTEGSLDMKLNMTMLIDGYPGQEHNYPITPVYEDVVKVTAESKMAYTPTLLVTYGGPWAENYFFMTEDAANNRKLQTFTPRRDLDGKALRRGAGWFHEDEYVMDKQSRIVKQIYEAGGINGVGSHGQLQGLGYHWELWAMAWDDMNPHSALRIATIQGAEALGLDGDIGTLEAGKLADILILDRNPLENIRNTDSILQVMKNGRLYDGDSLNEVWPRQQAVGRYWFNEEDPAGLPGLQQMDR; encoded by the coding sequence ATGCGCACGCCAACGATTTCCATTCTCTTCTTGCTCTTCAGCTCATTTTTTATTTCGGGATTGATCCCCGAATCGATTGCACGCCAAAGCACGGGCGAAGCCGAACCCAGCCATAAAGACCTGCAGATTGAACCCGAAAGAACCGTTTCGCTTGAGATTGATGAAGCCTCATGGATCTCACTGGACGTTCATCCCTCCGGCGAAAAGATTGTTTTTGACATGATGGGAAACCTGTTTGAACTCCCTTTGATCGGGGGAGAGGCGGTGCAGCTGACTTCCGGCATGGGTTTTGACGCACAACCGGTCTATAGCCCCGACGGAAATAAAATCGCATTCATATCAGACAGAAGCGGAGGAGAGAATATCTGGATTCTCGATCTGGAAACCATGGAGGCGACCCAGCGGACAACCGGCAATAATTATCGAATGCAGGATCCGGTTTATACTCCTGATGGAAAATACATCATCGCGGCGCGGGCAAACCTGCGCGGCGGTGTACACAAGCTCAGAATGTACCATGTTGACGGCGGCAGCGGTACCGAGTTCATGGAAACGCCCGATAACCTGAAAACGATTGAGCCCGCTTTTGGTGCGGATGATCAGTATATCTGGTTTTCACAGCGAACAAGCGACTGGAACTACAATGCCATTTTTCCTCAGTACCAGGTAGCGAAATTTGACCGGGACACGGGGGAAAGACATACGCAGACGGCACGGCTGGGATCCGGGTTCCGCCCGACCCTGTCGCCTGACGGCAGATGGATGGTATATGGAACCCGTCACGAGCAGGAAACGGCACTGAGAATAAGGGATCTCGATACCGGTGACGAACGCTGGTTCGCCTATCCGGTTCAGCGCGACGATCAGGAGTCGAGGGCAACGCGCGGTGTTCTGCCGAACATGAGCTTCACACCCGACAGCCGGGAGGTTGTAACGAGCTATGGAGGAAAAATCTGGAGAGTTCCTGTAAACGCTTCAGAAAGCGTCAAAGAAATCCCCTTTACAATTGACACGGAGATTGAACTTGGTACCCGGCTGGAGTTTAAATACCCGATATCCGACGATCCCGGCTTCATAGCACGACAGATACGGGATGTGGCCCCTTCACCCGATGGAGAGCAGGTGGCGTTTACGGTATTGAATGAAATTTATGTGATGGACCTTCCTGACGGGGAGCCGCGTAAGCTCACGGATCTTGATGTGGTTGAAGCCTATCCCGCATGGTCGCCGGACGGACGCTGGATAGCCTTTGCAACCTGGGATCCTGAAGTAGGAGGACATATCTACCGGAACCGGTCAAACGGAAGGGGAGATGCAGAACAGCTCACTGTAAAACCGGGTATTTATCAACAGATTGCGTGGTCGAAGGTGCAGGATCGTATTGTCGCGATCCGGGGTGACAAACGAACGTACTACAGCTCACCCGGTCCGTTTGTTCCTTTTGCAACCGACGAATTGGTGTGGATACCGTCTGATGGAGGGGAGTATACCTTCATTACCGGTACGGATGGCCGGGATAATCCGCATTTTGTCAAGAATGACGATCGCATTTATCTGAATCACGGCCAGCGCGGGCTTATTTCGATTCGATACGACGGTACAGATGAAAGGTCGCTTGTTACGGTAACCGGCAGTACGGTACCGGGATCCAGCAGTCCGCAGCGTGCATCCATGATTCTGAAAGCTCCCGAGGGTGATCAGGCGCTGGCCCAGGTTGGCAGCGATATCTATACGGTTACCATTCCCAGGGCGGGAGAAGCACAGAATATTAGTGTGAGCAACCCTGATAATGCATCCTTTCCTGCGTCCAAACTGACGGACATTGGCGGACAGTTCCCCGCGTGGACGTGGGACGGTTGTACGGTGCACTGGTCGATCGGAAACGGACTCTTCTCCTACAATCTGGATGATGCTGAAGCACGCAAACGCGAACAGGAGCAGTACGACAGGGAGCATGAAAGAGAGGAAGAACAGAACAGTGAAGAGGGTGCCGGCAATGAGGATGAAGAGAAAGAGGAGCAGATTGATCAGGAAAACGCACCGGATGCGGATGAAGACAGTGAAAGACCGGAAGATTACGAGGCTGTGGAAAGGACCATTGAGATCTCTGTGAACCGCGACATGCCGCAGGGCGTACTGGTTCTTCGGGGAGGCACGGCATTAACCATGAACGGCTATGAAATCATAGAAAATGCCGATATCGTTATACGGGATAACCGCATCGTGGCAGTGGGTGAACGCGGTTCACAAACACTTCCGGATGATGCAGAAATAATGGATATCAGCGGAAAGTATGTTATGCCAGGATTTGTGGATACCCACGCGCACGTGCGTCCATTCAGGAACCTGCATCAGCCTCAGATATGGTCGTTCATGGCGAACCTTGCGTATGGTGTTACCACGGTTCGGGATCCGCAGACGGGCACTACGGATTTACTGACATATGCCGACCAGGTTAAAAGCGGTCAAATGATCGGTCCGCGGATTTATCAGACGGGTCCCGGTGTCTTCTGGAGCGAGCAGATCAGTGATTTGGATCATGCACGGGACGTTCTGATGCGATACAGCAAGTATTTCGATACCAAAACGATCAAGATGTACGTGGCCGGTAACAGGGAACAGCGTCAGTGGATTCTGCAGGCGGCCAGAGAGCAGGAGCTGATGCCAACCACCGAAGGGTCTCTTGATATGAAGCTGAATATGACGATGCTCATTGACGGATACCCGGGGCAGGAGCACAACTACCCGATTACGCCCGTTTATGAGGATGTTGTTAAGGTGACGGCCGAATCGAAAATGGCTTACACACCTACGCTGTTGGTTACCTACGGCGGGCCATGGGCGGAAAACTATTTCTTTATGACCGAAGATGCAGCCAATAACCGCAAACTTCAGACCTTCACGCCCAGAAGGGACCTTGACGGAAAAGCACTTCGCAGGGGTGCCGGATGGTTTCATGAAGATGAGTACGTGATGGACAAGCAATCTCGCATTGTGAAACAGATATATGAGGCGGGCGGAATCAACGGTGTGGGCAGTCACGGGCAGCTTCAGGGTCTCGGATATCACTGGGAACTCTGGGCGATGGCATGGGATGATATGAATCCTCATTCGGCACTGCGCATTGCAACCATTCAGGGAGCTGAGGCACTTGGCCTGGACGGGGATATCGGTACGCTCGAAGCCGGGAAACTGGCTGATATTCTGATTCTGGACCGCAATCCGCTGGAGAACATTCGCAATACGGATTCCATTTTGCAGGTTATGAAGAACGGTCGGCTTTACGACGGTGATTCTCTCAACGAGGTATGGCCGCGCCAGCAGGCAGTAGGCCGGTATTGGTTCAATGAGGAAGATCCGGCCGGACTGCCCGGACTTCAGCAGATGGACAGGTGA
- a CDS encoding Gfo/Idh/MocA family protein, translating into MSDILRIGFIGSGFIAKFLAVAMKQVRHCELSAISQRSGSSELAAYARENGLGDPVLTNSTHELCTHCDAIAILSPNYTRVAIMEEISDAVQNGSELTGVICEKPLGRTLDEARKMTGLAHNSGLLTAYFENQLHMNSINHALSQLRPQQKAMGPFTLARSTEEHAGPHSAWFWDPTKQGGGVLSDMGCHSIAICRHILTPENKSPLFLEPIAMQCDTSLLKWGQPQYRKQLKEKYGVDYAETPAEDFATGIVTFRNPETGQIVKGQFTDSWMYDKQGLRLSMDGLGPGYAIEVNSLISPSEIFIGDEAAESVADAELALEKSTASRGLLAVQPNEADLYGYTTELRDAVDSFLNGRDAMLNWEYGVEVTFLVQAAYLAAERKETIDLTDTQVKKDLESYRSLISQGRGNEVLVPNGRTDEWRNR; encoded by the coding sequence ATGTCAGACATTCTTCGTATCGGTTTTATCGGGTCAGGATTTATCGCCAAATTTCTCGCCGTGGCCATGAAACAGGTTCGCCATTGTGAACTGAGCGCCATTTCTCAGCGCAGCGGTTCGTCAGAACTGGCCGCATATGCAAGGGAGAACGGGTTGGGTGATCCCGTTCTGACCAACTCAACTCATGAACTGTGTACGCATTGTGATGCAATAGCCATACTATCCCCGAATTACACCCGTGTCGCAATCATGGAGGAGATTTCGGATGCCGTGCAAAATGGATCGGAACTGACGGGTGTGATTTGCGAGAAACCCCTCGGCAGAACCTTGGATGAGGCCCGAAAAATGACGGGTCTGGCACATAATTCCGGATTGCTCACCGCCTACTTTGAGAACCAGCTTCATATGAACAGCATCAACCATGCACTTTCCCAGCTGCGTCCGCAGCAGAAAGCGATGGGACCGTTCACGCTGGCCCGGAGTACTGAGGAGCATGCAGGTCCCCACAGCGCCTGGTTCTGGGACCCCACAAAACAGGGCGGCGGGGTGCTTTCCGATATGGGCTGCCACAGCATTGCCATCTGCCGGCATATCCTCACACCCGAGAATAAATCTCCATTATTCCTTGAACCAATTGCCATGCAGTGTGATACATCGTTACTAAAGTGGGGCCAGCCGCAGTACCGAAAGCAGCTGAAAGAGAAGTACGGAGTGGATTATGCAGAAACGCCCGCGGAGGATTTTGCCACCGGTATCGTCACATTCCGGAATCCGGAGACGGGTCAGATCGTGAAAGGACAGTTTACGGATTCATGGATGTACGACAAGCAGGGATTGCGGCTCTCCATGGACGGGCTGGGACCGGGATATGCCATTGAGGTGAACAGCCTGATCTCCCCCTCCGAGATCTTTATCGGGGATGAGGCGGCCGAGAGCGTGGCCGATGCCGAACTGGCCCTGGAGAAATCAACGGCTTCCCGCGGCCTGCTGGCAGTACAGCCCAACGAGGCAGACCTGTACGGTTATACAACGGAGCTGCGGGATGCGGTGGACTCCTTTCTGAACGGCCGCGATGCCATGCTGAACTGGGAGTACGGCGTTGAGGTCACCTTTCTGGTTCAGGCCGCCTACCTGGCTGCCGAAAGAAAAGAGACAATCGATCTTACCGATACCCAGGTGAAAAAGGACCTGGAAAGCTACCGGTCGCTGATCTCGCAGGGACGCGGGAACGAAGTGCTGGTGCCGAACGGAAGGACAGATGAATGGAGAAACAGATGA
- a CDS encoding formate--tetrahydrofolate ligase: MDVKNEQMKHMRHFMGQLDLEEEEFEFYGKYTGKIRLKALRNRNDFEDGKLILVTAITPTRAGEGKTLTSIGLGQGLKKIGKNPMITLREPSLGPVFGIKGGATGAGKAELLPMERINLHFNGDLHAVTTAHNLLAALVDNHLNHGNDLGIDLTRPVWNRAMDMNERALRNVIVGLGGYPNGIPRESNFIITAASEIMAILALAESRRDLKRRLGNIIVGFTRNDEPVKASDLNAEKALAVVLNEAIMPNLVQTTEHVPVLVHAGPFANIAHGTNSVIAIRMALKFADYVVAEAGFGADLGAEKFINIVSQQTSIKPDVFVIVATLKGLKWHGGCSMEELTIKNLQALKAGTENLSKHIENLRSFGANIVVAINRFDDDTDEEIDWLVEWCSERGLSCEAHSSFQHGGDGASDLAEAVVYAAENPSEIEPLYHNDETPEAKIEKIARNIYGADGIYFETKAEKELERFKRMGYGHLPVCIAKTQSSLSDKKNALGVPRDWTLTITDMRLSAGAGFLIPVCGNMMLMPGLPKKPSAMSVDVDEEGNISGLF, encoded by the coding sequence ATGGATGTCAAGAATGAGCAAATGAAGCACATGCGTCATTTTATGGGGCAACTGGACCTTGAAGAGGAAGAGTTTGAATTTTACGGTAAGTACACCGGAAAAATTCGTCTGAAAGCCCTGCGCAACAGAAATGATTTTGAAGACGGAAAACTGATTCTGGTGACGGCTATCACGCCTACCCGGGCAGGAGAAGGGAAAACGCTGACCAGCATCGGCCTTGGGCAGGGATTGAAAAAAATAGGAAAAAATCCAATGATTACGCTCAGGGAACCATCGCTGGGGCCCGTTTTTGGCATTAAGGGGGGCGCGACGGGTGCCGGCAAGGCTGAGCTCCTGCCGATGGAAAGGATCAACCTGCACTTTAACGGTGACCTGCATGCGGTGACTACGGCCCACAATCTGCTTGCAGCCCTGGTCGACAATCACCTGAACCATGGAAACGATCTCGGGATTGACCTTACCCGGCCCGTATGGAACCGCGCCATGGATATGAATGAGCGCGCCCTCAGAAACGTCATTGTCGGGCTCGGGGGATATCCAAACGGAATTCCAAGGGAGTCCAACTTTATCATTACGGCAGCATCTGAAATTATGGCCATCCTGGCCCTTGCCGAATCCAGGCGTGATCTGAAACGCAGGCTTGGAAACATCATCGTTGGGTTCACGCGAAATGATGAACCTGTAAAGGCGTCGGATCTGAATGCGGAAAAAGCACTCGCCGTAGTTCTGAATGAAGCGATTATGCCCAACCTGGTACAAACCACCGAGCACGTCCCCGTTCTGGTTCATGCGGGACCTTTTGCCAATATTGCACACGGAACAAACAGTGTTATCGCAATCAGAATGGCTCTGAAGTTCGCCGACTATGTAGTGGCTGAAGCCGGCTTTGGCGCGGACCTGGGAGCGGAGAAATTTATCAATATCGTTTCACAGCAAACATCCATCAAACCCGACGTTTTTGTCATAGTTGCCACCCTGAAGGGTTTGAAGTGGCATGGAGGCTGTTCAATGGAAGAGCTTACCATTAAAAATTTACAAGCGTTAAAGGCCGGAACTGAAAATCTTTCTAAACACATTGAAAATCTTCGATCGTTTGGCGCGAATATCGTGGTCGCTATCAATCGGTTTGACGATGATACCGATGAGGAGATCGACTGGCTGGTTGAGTGGTGCAGTGAACGGGGATTATCCTGCGAAGCACACTCATCTTTCCAGCACGGGGGCGACGGAGCCTCAGACCTGGCCGAGGCTGTTGTATATGCAGCGGAGAACCCTTCCGAAATTGAACCCCTCTACCACAACGATGAGACGCCGGAGGCCAAAATTGAAAAGATAGCGCGCAACATTTACGGAGCAGACGGTATCTATTTCGAGACCAAGGCAGAAAAAGAGCTTGAGCGGTTCAAGCGAATGGGTTACGGACACCTGCCGGTCTGTATCGCAAAAACCCAGAGCTCGTTAAGCGATAAGAAAAATGCACTGGGAGTTCCCCGGGACTGGACGCTGACAATTACCGATATGAGGCTGTCGGCGGGTGCAGGATTCCTCATACCCGTATGCGGCAACATGATGCTGATGCCCGGACTGCCCAAAAAACCATCTGCCATGAGCGTGGACGTGGACGAAGAGGGAAATATTTCCGGGTTGTTTTAA